A part of Liolophura sinensis isolate JHLJ2023 chromosome 1, CUHK_Ljap_v2, whole genome shotgun sequence genomic DNA contains:
- the LOC135470007 gene encoding enoyl-CoA delta isomerase 1, mitochondrial-like isoform X2, translating to MAGKACQLIGRTLRSCVSTVHNGARLRSRGPFVSNQSQFCLSTQTFDNILIEREEATGVAVVKMNRKPVNSLSLEMLTDMHLAFEKLEGDKSCRGVILTSANPGVFSAGLDIMEMYQPEEARLREFWRNVQEIWLRLYGSSLITIAAINGHSPAGGCLLALCCDYRVMAAPKFTIGLNETLLGIIPPFWFTDTFLNTCGQRRAEYSLQLGEMFSSEKALQANLVDELADIGLVFQKAREQMDVWLKIPDLARQLTKSGIRSGLIQKLKSRREEDINTFVNFIMKDSVQKTLEVYLESLKKRKS from the exons ATGGcggggaaggcctgtcagctcATCG GGAGAACCTTAAGAAGCTGTGTGTCAACAGTGCATAATGGGGCGAGATTACGAAGTAGAGGACCATTTGTCTCCAATCAGTCACAATTCTGTCTCTCCACTCAAACTTTTGATAATATCCTCATCGAGAGAGAGGAAGCTACAG GTGTAGCAGTAGTGAAGATGAACAGAAAACCAGTTAATAGCTTGTCCTTGGAAATGCTAACAGACATGCACCTGGCCTTTGAGAAGTTGGAAGGGGACAAATCCTGCCGAGGAGTGATTCTCACgtct GCCAACCCCGGGGTGTTCTCAGCTGGCCTGGACATCATGGAAATGTATCAGCCCGAGGAGGCTAGGCTACGAGAGTTTTGGAGGAACGTTCAGGAAATCTGGCTCAGGCTCTATGGTTCTAGCCTCATCACCATTGCAGCCATTAAT GGGCATTCCCCAGCTGGTGGCTGTCTTCTAGCTTTGTGCTGTGATTACAGAGTGATGGCTGCTCCAAAATTTACGATCGGTTTGAATGAAACCTTGTTG GGTATAATCCCTCCATTTTG GTTTACAGATACCTTCCTGAACACATGTGGACAGAGGAGAGCCGAGTACTCTCTGCAGCTGGGGGAGATGTTCAGTTCAGAGAAGGCTCTACAGGCTAACTTGGTGGATGAGCTTGCAGACATTGGACTAGTGTTCCAGAAGGCAAGAGAGCAGATGGACGTGTGGCTCAAAATACCAG ATTTAGCCCGACAATTAACAAAATCCGGTATACGCAGCGGTCTGATCCAGAAACTCAAGTCACGACGTGAAGAGGACATCAATACTTTTGTCAACTTCATCATGAAAGACTCAGTCCAGAAAACATTGGAGGTTTATTTGGAAAGCTTAAAGAAACGTAAAAGTTAA
- the LOC135470007 gene encoding enoyl-CoA delta isomerase 1, mitochondrial-like isoform X1, with the protein MCGENMMKPTDPSCLPAISEGRTLRSCVSTVHNGARLRSRGPFVSNQSQFCLSTQTFDNILIEREEATGVAVVKMNRKPVNSLSLEMLTDMHLAFEKLEGDKSCRGVILTSANPGVFSAGLDIMEMYQPEEARLREFWRNVQEIWLRLYGSSLITIAAINGHSPAGGCLLALCCDYRVMAAPKFTIGLNETLLGIIPPFWFTDTFLNTCGQRRAEYSLQLGEMFSSEKALQANLVDELADIGLVFQKAREQMDVWLKIPDLARQLTKSGIRSGLIQKLKSRREEDINTFVNFIMKDSVQKTLEVYLESLKKRKS; encoded by the exons atgtgtggagaaaacatGATGAAGCCAACAGACCCATCTTGTCTACCCGCCATCTCGGAAG GGAGAACCTTAAGAAGCTGTGTGTCAACAGTGCATAATGGGGCGAGATTACGAAGTAGAGGACCATTTGTCTCCAATCAGTCACAATTCTGTCTCTCCACTCAAACTTTTGATAATATCCTCATCGAGAGAGAGGAAGCTACAG GTGTAGCAGTAGTGAAGATGAACAGAAAACCAGTTAATAGCTTGTCCTTGGAAATGCTAACAGACATGCACCTGGCCTTTGAGAAGTTGGAAGGGGACAAATCCTGCCGAGGAGTGATTCTCACgtct GCCAACCCCGGGGTGTTCTCAGCTGGCCTGGACATCATGGAAATGTATCAGCCCGAGGAGGCTAGGCTACGAGAGTTTTGGAGGAACGTTCAGGAAATCTGGCTCAGGCTCTATGGTTCTAGCCTCATCACCATTGCAGCCATTAAT GGGCATTCCCCAGCTGGTGGCTGTCTTCTAGCTTTGTGCTGTGATTACAGAGTGATGGCTGCTCCAAAATTTACGATCGGTTTGAATGAAACCTTGTTG GGTATAATCCCTCCATTTTG GTTTACAGATACCTTCCTGAACACATGTGGACAGAGGAGAGCCGAGTACTCTCTGCAGCTGGGGGAGATGTTCAGTTCAGAGAAGGCTCTACAGGCTAACTTGGTGGATGAGCTTGCAGACATTGGACTAGTGTTCCAGAAGGCAAGAGAGCAGATGGACGTGTGGCTCAAAATACCAG ATTTAGCCCGACAATTAACAAAATCCGGTATACGCAGCGGTCTGATCCAGAAACTCAAGTCACGACGTGAAGAGGACATCAATACTTTTGTCAACTTCATCATGAAAGACTCAGTCCAGAAAACATTGGAGGTTTATTTGGAAAGCTTAAAGAAACGTAAAAGTTAA